ACGGGCACATCCCACTCTCGCGCTTCGAGGAAACGGCCGCGCAGCTCCGCACCCGCGGCGCCCAGGTGGACGCCCGCGTCATCCCCGGCCTGGGCCACACCATCAACGCGGACGAACTGAACGCCGCCCGCGCCGTGATGCAGGGGATCGCTGGCGCGATGGGTTGATGGTTGAAAGTTGATAGTCGAAGGTTGATGGAGCGGCGATGTCCTCCATCAACCATCACCTTTCAACCTTCTACCTGAGGAGCGCAGCGACGAACACCGGCACGGCGTCCGGTCCCTCGAAGCCGGGGGTCAGGGCGCGCAGGGTGAAGAGGGCGCGGTTGCCCTGAACGTCCACGCGGTCCAGGCGGTAGCGGGTCGCGCAGGCCCGCTCAGGGGGGAGGGCGCGATCGCGCCAGACCTCCTGGCCGTTCACCACGAGGCGGAACCCGGCGGGGCGTTCGCCGGGAGGGAGCATCTCCGGGTATGGGCAGCGGGCGGGGAGGCGCAGCACCTCCAGCCGGACGGGCACGGGGTGCGTCCAGAGGCGCACCGGGGTGAGCTCGGTCTGCCCAGCGCCCATGCCGTCCGCCCAGCGGGGGTACGGCACCGGGTACGCCCGCTGGTAGCGCGGCGGCGAGAGGGGCCGGGCGGTGAACGGGGCGACGACGGCGCGCGTGGCGGGCGTGGTCAGCAGGGCGTTCAGGACGCTGGCTGGCCCGGCGTCGGCGGTGCGGGTGGCCTGATGAACGGTGCGGCCACTCTGGGTGTCCAGCACCGTGACCTGCGCGTGTCCGAACCCGCTGCCGTCCCGGTCGCCGCTGACGACCGTCATGACCTGGGAGCCGTCGGTGCTGAAGCGCACCTGGGTGACGGGCAGGCGTTCGTTCGCTCCGGCCAGACTGGTCAGGCTGAACGCCAGCAGAAGCGGGAGGAGTCGGCGCATACCCGCACCGTACTCCTCCCGCTCCTGCGGCGTGAAGGGGGTTACTCCTTGACGCCCCCGGCGACGGCGCCGCCGACGAAGAAGTTCTGGAAACCGTAGAACAGGCCCACGATCGGCAGGGCGCCCAGCGTGGCGGCGGCGGCGAACACGCCCCACTTGGTGCTGAACTGACCGCTGGTGAACGAGCGGAGCATCACGCCGACCGTCCAGTTCTCCACGCCGGTCATCAGGATGCTGGCCAGGATGAACTCGGCGTACGTGCCGATGAACTGGTTCAGGAAGATGAACACCAGCATCCCGCGCGACAGGGGCAGCACGACGCG
This region of Deinococcus sp. JMULE3 genomic DNA includes:
- a CDS encoding DUF2259 domain-containing protein, whose amino-acid sequence is MRRLLPLLLAFSLTSLAGANERLPVTQVRFSTDGSQVMTVVSGDRDGSGFGHAQVTVLDTQSGRTVHQATRTADAGPASVLNALLTTPATRAVVAPFTARPLSPPRYQRAYPVPYPRWADGMGAGQTELTPVRLWTHPVPVRLEVLRLPARCPYPEMLPPGERPAGFRLVVNGQEVWRDRALPPERACATRYRLDRVDVQGNRALFTLRALTPGFEGPDAVPVFVAALLR